The nucleotide window GGTGGACCTCAAGTGGCCACACACACTGCTCATCTTTACCATGTCCTTCCTGTGCAGCTGGCTGCTCTTTGCCATGGTCTGGTGGCTCATCGCCTTCGCCCACGGTGACCTGGCCCCCGGTGAGGGCACTGCGGTGCCCTGTGTCACCAGCATCCACTCTTTTTCATCCGCcttccttttctccattgaggTCCAGGTGACCATTGGCTTTGGCGGGCGCATGGTGACCGAGGAGTGCCCGCTGGCCATCTTGATCCTCATTGTGCAGAACATCGTGGGGCTCATGATCAATGCCATCATGCTGGGCTGCATCTTCATGAAGACGGCCCAGGCCCATCGGCGGGCCGAGACCCTCATCTTCAGCAAGCATGCGGTCATCGCAGTGCGCCACGGCCGCCTCTGCTTCATGCTGCGCGTCGGTGACCTCCGCAAGAGCATGATCATCAGCGCCACCATCCACATGCAGGTGGTGCGCAAGACCACCAGCCCCGAGGGTGAAGTGGTGCCCCTACACCAGGTGGACATCCCCATGGAGAACGGTGTGGGCGGCAACAGCATCTTCCTGGTAGCTCCTCTCATCATCTACCACGTCATTGATGCCAACAGTCCACTCTATGACCTGGCACCCAGCGACCTGCATCACCATCAAGACCTGGAGATCATTGTCATCCTGGAGGGCGTGGTGGAAACCACGGGCATCACTACCCAGGCCCGCACCTCCTACCTGGCCGATGAGATCCTTTGGGGCCAGCGCTTTGTACCCATCGTGGCCGAGGAGGATGGCCGCTACTCTGTGGACTACTCCAAATTTGGCAACACCATCAAAGTGCCCACGCCACTCTGCACGGCCCGCCAGCTTGATGAGGACCGCAGCCTGCTGGACGCCCTGACCCTCGCCTCGGCCCGCGGTCCCCTGCGCAAGCGCAGTGTGGCTGTGGCCAAGGCCAAACCCAAGTTTAGCATCTCTCCGGATTCCCTGTCCTGAGCCATGGTCCCATGGGCCCCCACACTGCTTGTGCGCACAGGGCAGTATGGTATGGTATGTAGAGTGGACGTGGTGTGGGCTCCGTAGCCAGGCCAGGACCGGGTGTGAGGCTGGGCCCTCTTCAGCTCAGCCTCCCCTCCTGCTGTTAGCCCATGGTGTTACAAGGCACTTGTCACTCCTCTATTTCTGGCCTCAGCGGGAGCCTGTACTGGGTTATTtttgtctctgctcctcccagcCCCAGCTCAGGACTGGctcaccctcctctcccctccccaggctggGGAAGCTGTGGGAAGCACTGGACCCTAAAAGTTCGGTCTCCAGCCAGTTCTGCATCCCCATGCTCAGTTGACCACGAGCTGGGCAGGTGGCTGGGGAAGAACAATCCCCAGGTTGGCAATCGGCTGCTCTGTTTCTGTGGCCCCTAAGAGATGGCCAGCCACTCTTGGTCCCTGAAGAAGTGATGACCTCATGGGTGGGCCCTGCCAGCTGGGGAAGGCAGTCACTGAAGGAGCATGTTCCAGCCGGAGGATTGGAGGTATGCACAGGCTCAGGGAGGAAATGGTGTGCAGACACTCAGCTATGCTGAGCCCTAGTCGGGCACAGGAAAGAGGAGATGGGCCCCTGTGCCCTCGCCCCGTGCCCCGACACTGAGGCTTGGATGGTGAGGGGCTGCTGTGCCTGCCTGCTGCTGTTCCATCCCGGGAGGCGGGGGCGAGCCGGGGCAGACATTGGCATGCCAGGAAGAAGAAGGCTGAGGAGAGGGGGTCCTGGGCCCACCATCCAGACTTGAACTCTGGTTCTGGCTCCCCACCAGAGGCTGTCACTCCGTCTGTCCAGAGCGTGGCTGTGGAGGGTCTTTGGGCTGCTAGAAAAGGAGGTGTTGGAAAGCTCAGGATGGCGGAGGTGAGCAAGGCCCCTGACACAAGGAGGCCGTTGGTCCTCACGGGCCTGACCACAGGCGGGGCTCCTGGAGCGGTGCTGTCATCTGCCCAGGATTCTACTTTCTCTCGTCAATAAAACCTCCCTAAACTCTGGGCAGTTCttgctggggaaggaggaggcctactgctgggcagggagggcacaTTCCGAAGGGCACAGACCCTAACTGGGCAGCCAGGGAAAGCTGACCCTTAGCGCCCGATTCAGAGAGACTTTTACCTTTCTGCCTCAGGTAGCCCAGCCCTGCCAGCCTGTCTGGCCATTTCAATTTTGAGGCCCCCATCAGGCTTCTAGCCCTGTGCCCCGGCCTCCACGCCCGGGGATCTGCTGGAAGCCTGGGGTGGTCAGGGCAAGAGGTGCGACACCATATGCATTAGTGTACAGGCATACGTTGGAGATATTTTGCAGGTTTGGTGTCAGACCACCGCCGCGAaacaaatgtggagaaaaagagagtcaaatgaatttttttggtttcccactGCATATAAAAGTCATGTTTACACTCTACTGcagtctgttaagtgtgcaatagcattatgtctaaaaaaagcAATGTACcctaccttaattaaaaaatactttattgctacaAAGTGCTAGCCATCGTCTGAGccttcagtgagtcataatctgTTCGCTAGTGGGCCTTGCGTCGATGTTGGTGGCTGCGGACCCATCAGGGTGGTGgctgctggaggtgggggtggctgTGGTAGTTTATATGAATTAGACAACAACAAAGTTGGCCACATCAAGTGACTCTTCCCTTCGCGAACGATCTGTCTGTGGCATGCGATGCTGTGCGATAGCATTTCACCCACTGTAGAACCTCTTTCAAAATTGTGGAGTCAATCCCCGTAAACCCTGCTGCTGCCCTATCAACTAAAGTTTATGTAATATTGTAATTCTTCTGTTGTCATTTCAACCATCTTCATGGCATCTTCACCAgcagtagattccatctcaagaaaccactttgtTTGCTCAGCCCtgagaagcaactcctcatccttTCAATTTTTATCCTGAGATTATACCCATTCCATCACATCTTTGGGTGCTACTTCTAATTCTTGTTCTCTTGCTAATTCCATCACCCTGCAGTTACTTCCTCTACTGAAGTCTTAAAccttcaatttgttaaaaaaaataaaataaaataaatgcaaatctcaataaagcaaagcataagaaaaagaaggttatggggcagccctggtggcacagcggtttagcgccacctgcagcccagggcatggtcctggagacctgggatcgagtccctcgtcaggctctctgtatgatgcctgcttcttcctctgcctgtgtctctgcctctctctctctctgtctctatgaataaataaataaaatctttaaaaaaaaaaaaaaaaaggaaggttatGCCCGTAGTAACTGGAGTGTAAGCTCTCAAGCCAACTTGGGTTCAGATCCTGGTTCTGGCTCTAAGGCCTCGGTCAACAacttacctctctgggcctcagttgcctCATTTATAATGTAGGACTGCTACTAATACACACCTCACAGAATTGTCTTGGGGATAAgtgaaaaacatttgcaaaaggcTTAAGTACCTGGTccgtagtaagtgctcaataagtgttaACTGTTGTGATGCTGCTGAATCAGCCATGATGGGACCAGTGACCACACAAATATTAAGGGAGAAATTGTGCTTTCCCTTGGTGATGAGCTTCTCTGCCCGGTCTTATTTCCTGCACAATGCACCTGCCCAGCTCAGACCCTGATGACACAGTTCTGGCAGCGCCAATTACATGGTCTTCTGGTCTCACGTCACCCCCTACAATCCATCTGCCATGCAGCTCCCAGAGTGGTCTTATTCAAAAGGTTACGATCATCTCCTCCCATGTCAAGTAGCTTCATTAATTCCCCATGGCCTTCTGGGTCCAGGCTAGACCCCGGAGCCAGCCATTTCTACTTTCTGGCCTTACAGTTGAGTTCTCTTGCTAGGACCTTGGGCAACCACCCATCCCCTGGCAGCCTTACTATTCCCCCCTTGCATGTAATATTGACCTTCCAACCTCTGTGCTTTCTTCTGttattccctttgcctggaatatGCAGGCCTCATCTCTGCCTGTTGAAATCCAAAGAAGTCCAGGCCAAATGATGCCTCcttgaagccttccctgattctTCTGAAAAGAGATggtctcttcccttcctctgtgtttATGGGCACTCTGCTTTTCCTTGTGGTTGTGACATCACCAAGTCCATGACTCCTTGAGGTCAGGGACTATATCTGATTCAGCACCGTGGCTGGCACAaagtgctgaatgaatgaatgaatgaatgatgaatagTGTATAGGACAACAAGCCAGCATCCCTGTTGCAGATTGAGGACTGCAGTGGGCATCAGCAGGATCAGTGAGTTTGTCCTGGGCTACTTCAGAGGTATGGCTGAAGAGGAAGCTTCCGCTACTGGTCCAGGCTCTAAGCTGCCCCCTCGTGCACCCACAGTCCCCCAACATTGACCAGTTTGTGACTTAGAAGAAGAGGGATAAGAAGCTACTCAGAGTCAGCCCAGAGGTCTGGACACAGTGCCTGGCTCCTGGGACTCAGCTTGGCTGTCCTTAAGACCAGCAGAGGGGCAAGGCTCATGGATGAGAAGCCGCTCAGCAGCACCTTGCTTGGGACCCCATCCAGAGCAaccttcctccaccccctccaccctaAACCCCTGGTGACAGTGAAGGGACAGAACTGAGGGCTCAGCGCCACCTGCTGGCCACAGAAAAGACCTACTTGATCAGAAAATCAGGGCCACTTGTCCTAGGCTTTCCACTCCCACgagaccccccccctcccccccagccttAAGGCTTACCTCAGGGAGGAGCTAGAAAGTTCCAGGCATGGAGGGAGCTGCTAATCTCAACATAAAAAGGACGCCAAGCCACCCATTTCCTGTAGTGAAACTGAATTGCTAGTCTGGAAAAACTAGCCCACTAGCCATACTGGAAACCTGCCTGGGCCTGATGCCTATGGATTTAGCATGTTGCCAATTACCACAAGGCCCACATGTTACCCATGAAGGTGGCCCTCTGGACTTTCTGCTGGAGAGGACTCACCCAGCTTCTACAGGACCCACTTTCTCTCCCCAGGTGACATCCTTCCAGCTCCTCCCCAACATCCTTCCTGAGGGAGCTTGTGGTAAGGAGAGTAGCTCTGGCTCCCCACAGCACTCTGGGCTCATCTTTGAGGTCTCCTCAGTGTCGGGTATCAGACACCTTGTGTTTTATGAAGACATGAACTCTGCATGTCAAAGTCGTGTTGACCCCAGATCAGGGCAGGTCTAAATCACAAAAGATCTGTTCCAGCTtgaaaggagctggaaaaaggtGGAGCCATGGGGTTAAAGTCAGAATCAGGTTCCAGAGAGTGGTTTTGTGGCTCTAGAATCTAGGTTATTGGCATCCTCTCTTCCATGTCCACCTGCCTGGGGCATTGCATAAACCTTCATGGAAAGGGAAGTGCTACCTACACCCTCCCCTACTTCCACTCTGGGCTGACATGAAAGGTAGGCTACCTTGACTGGCCAGCTTGGGCACAAGGAGTACAAACATCTGCCTTTCCCTTGACCTTGTGTCTTCCCAGGCACCAATGCCAGTGAGTGGAAGGGGTGATACTAAGTACATATGCAACTATGCAATTTATTTCCTTCACTGGGAGAAGCAGTGGCGTGCAGGAGTATGGGTCAACAGCACACAAAGCCCTCTTCAGCTCTCCTTCGTCACATGCCTCTACTTCATTAAAGAGTATCATTCTTTGCACCACAGTATGTTTCAAACTCCTCCTCCCCAGACCATCAGCCCTCAAGGTGAAGCAAAACAGACCAGGTAGCCCTGCCTCTGTGGACTCTTTACCTCATTTGATCAATTCCAGTTTTTCTCATGACACCATCATTATTGGAGAAGGGAAGTTGCCTCCGAGAAGCAAGTTCTGGTGGAGACTTTTCTTTGTTGTCAAATTCCTACTGTGTCCTTGATTTCCCATCCATCTTGGAAGTAGAACAGAAATCACCCCATAGTTCTGCCTCTTTTGCACCTTTTCAGGTCACTGAAGGTCTGACCAGCACATTTCTGAGTTTAGTAAACTCTTTgatgtgctttcttttttcctacatcATAGATTTCCTTCTAATCAATCATTCAACATCCCCCACATTTTACATCTAACGTTTTATCTTCCTATAAAGAGACTCCATTGGTCATtttccccaattttatttttcattgaattaCTTCATTATTATAATctctacaaaattattttaaaatctcaactgCCTTACTACCTTTTCCACAAGGCGTCATTCTTTTTGACTCACTCTCTTTCAATAACTGTAGACAGCTTTGGGCTACCTTATTTGTCCCAATAGTTCTATCTGTTGCCCTGTTCTTCCTTCCAGATCTCCATTTTATGAGATTCATTGGCTCCTCAAATGATAAGGACATATTCTTGGAATAGGCACCAACTAAACTGATGCCACAATCCCCAGGGCTGCCACTAAAGCCCACTCTACATCACCCTCAGGTGGGAGCTCAGCTTTGGGGAGTTCTACTGTGGTCAGTCATCTAAGCCAAGTCTTCTGCCTCAGTTATGCCCATGAATGAGCTCACTGTGCCCCTTCTGAGTGACCTAAGAAACTGTTTTCAGGATCATTCCTTCAACTCTCTGTAGAGATGTGAACAAGGCTTCTCTGCTCCACAAAGATGCACATCCCCTGATAACCACTGTACCTTGCCCATGACTAACACCTggcatgaggctccccacagcCCTGTCAACCTCTGGCCTGAATGAGGTGCCTGCTCACATGTGCCATTAGGAATAACATCAGCCACCTTGGTTCAGTTACAGAAAATACGCAATGGCCAAACACGCCAACCAACAGGTCCTCCCCTAAGAACAGACAAGATCTATATAGAGTGAGCCTCTCCTCTAGACCTAAGGATCCAGCTCACCCTTCACACCCCAACCCTGGATCTTCCTTGGCAGTATGGCATATTGATTAAAAATCTAAGCTCTACCGTTTACTAGCCACAAGATCCTAGACACGTCACTCATCTCCTCTCAAAGAATAACTCAGAGATATTAAGTTAAAAGTGCAGATGAATATGTTTATTCACATATTAGCATGGATAGGTCACTCTCATTGAACTAAGAAGCAGAATTTGAAACGGAAACAGGCCACAGTATAGAAATTTAAGTGTTACTTTGGGGGGAagggtataattgacatacactattatatcagtttcaggtggaCATGATTCAAAAGTTGTTATGTATTGCAAAAAAGCACCACAATAAGtatagttaacatctgtcacgatagttataaaaatctttttctcaaAAGTTTTTGTAAACTAAGATTTACTCTCAGtaacttttaaatatgcattacagtattattaactataggcaCCGTGGTGTGTATTATAttcccataatttattttataaccagaagtCTGTTCCCTTTTggccaccttcacccatttcatccACCCACTCCACCCCTGGCACCTAGCACTGTGCTGTTAGCTACGGgcttaggtttttctttttgtttttagcccACATgtgagggtacctgggtgactcaacagtgcagcatctgtctttggctcaggtcgtgattccagggtggTATGGAGGAGAGTAGCCCTCCAAGTCTCGcaacaggctccaggcagggagcctgcttcttcctctgcctgtatctctgcctctctctgtgtccctcatgaataaataaataagtaatcttcaaaaaaagaagttttagatTCCAAatgtgagatcatatggtattcatctttctctatttcatttagcataataccttcaaggtCTATCTGTGGTTGTGCAAATGAggagatttcgttctttttttatggatgaataatattctattattatatttttcattatatatgtgtatggatGGATGTGTatcacattatatataattatacacatACATTATATAATAGATGTTCTAGATAtacattatatgtgtatatatatatatatcacattttcttcatccattcatccatcaatggacacaagtttctttatcttatatattgtaaataatgcttcaatgatcTAAGGGGACATAGATCTTGTATActtagtgttttcactttcttcaggtaaatactcagaagtcaaattgctgggtcatttggtagttctatttttacttttttgaggaacttccctTCTGTTTGCCATAGTGGCTACTACCAAtctacattcccatcaatagtgcacTAGGGCTCCCttctttccacatcctcaccaacacctgttgtttcctgtctttctgATACTatccattctgataggtgtgaagtagtatctcattgtggttttgatttccctgTTGATCAgtaatgttgagcaccttttcatgagtctgttgtccatctgtatgtcttctttggaaagtgttgctttctttttcttggataAGACAATTGGCAGGaagttataaaagaaaatgtcttgaACAGTCTGCTCTTGGGCAAGCTACCTAAGCCACTGGGAAAAGTAATTTCAGGTACTTATGCATTCGCTGAGAAATCTTTCTGTGTAGGAATTTCCAGTGTTCTTCTATGGTTCCTCCATGTGAATAAGCCATGAATACATCATAATGAAAACACCTCATTATAGTTCTTCAGTCCTTCCCCTATATCATTTTGGATGTTCTGAGGAGAAGCTCTTAAGGTAGAGGATAAGGGATTTTTTTGGCATAGTTCCTGTGAAAGATAAAGGAGAGAGGGTGCATGAGTATGAGGACAAAGCCTTAGACCATGATGTAGGTATCCTATCTGtaaagggaggaagaagggaggtttGGGTAGCAAGATCCCCAGACTACAGTGCATGTCTTAGAAAGTCTCAGCCACCCCAGTGGGGAGCTCTAAAACTCCTGCATTTCTCAGCTATTTTCTGGGGCTGTCCAAGGAGAGCATGACATAGGTTCTAGTACTGCAGTGGATCCCTGATGTGCCACAGCTGGAGCATGTTGGTTGAGTATGCTCCAtagctggctctctctctctccaagggGTCTCAGCAGCACATCTCCATAGCAACCACACTTTCTAGTTAAAACTCAACTCCCTGAGAAGCTGTATTGGTTAGCCTTCGCTATGTAAAATCCAGCCTAAAATACAGtggctttgggggaaaaaaaaaaaagtatgtatttctcATGCATTTGAGAGTTGGCTGGACTCTTGGCAGCATTCATGGTTGTTGAATGCTGACGATTTCAGCTAGATTCGCTCACATGTCTGGGAGTTGTGGGCCATCATGTGATCCAGACCAACCTTTCCTAGTACAGCTTAACTTCTGCTGTCACTCAGCCCCCAGCAGGCTCACATGGATGCATCCTCCTCTTAACTAATATCAGAAGCACCAGAGAAAGCAAATGGAAACACAGAAAGTCCCTTGACGCCTAAATTTAGAACAGGCCCTCTTTCCCTTCAGTCTCATTCtactggccaaagcaagtcaggagattgagtcccgtgttgggggCAGCCCATCGTTGGAAGACACTAGCAAATTGCATGGCAGAGGACATGGATATGAGGAAGGGTGAAGGCCCAAACCATCACATAATCCAGGCTCATCACAAAGGCTTGAGTCTCTTTTTCAATAAGTATCATTGCCAAATGTGAGGTTACCGTGATAGCACCTGAATTATCAGAAGTcagaggaagggatccctgggtggcgcagcggtttggcgcctgcctttggcccagggcgcgatcctggagacccgggatcgaatcccacgtcgggctcccggtgcatggagcctgcttctccctctgcctgtgtctctgcgcctctctctctctctctctgtgactatcataaataaataaaaattaaaaaaaaaaaaaaaaaaagaagtcagaggaaTGCAAGAAATAGAATATTCACAAATATCACAAGAGACATTTGAAAACCACTCTGTATCTAGTTAT belongs to Canis lupus baileyi chromosome 23, mCanLup2.hap1, whole genome shotgun sequence and includes:
- the KCNJ11 gene encoding ATP-sensitive inward rectifier potassium channel 11 → MSFLCSWLLFAMVWWLIAFAHGDLAPGEGTAVPCVTSIHSFSSAFLFSIEVQVTIGFGGRMVTEECPLAILILIVQNIVGLMINAIMLGCIFMKTAQAHRRAETLIFSKHAVIAVRHGRLCFMLRVGDLRKSMIISATIHMQVVRKTTSPEGEVVPLHQVDIPMENGVGGNSIFLVAPLIIYHVIDANSPLYDLAPSDLHHHQDLEIIVILEGVVETTGITTQARTSYLADEILWGQRFVPIVAEEDGRYSVDYSKFGNTIKVPTPLCTARQLDEDRSLLDALTLASARGPLRKRSVAVAKAKPKFSISPDSLS